cttcggaaagttacgccacaaggcggcgccaaaaacgacgacattgtatatctcctaattggccaatggaatgttctgaaaacgcgttttgggctataactctcacaccgaacctcccacagtcaaaaacctTATAcgcacagattcactggagtcagctgcatcttttggcataggccaagcCCATTTGCGTCTGTAAAAAATGTACGCAAAATAGCGAAAACAGCTTAACTGACTTTttgctactcctcccacatttcttgttatcattatttttgTAAAGTATTGCAAATCATTGTGTTTTTgatatattattattgtaataataacaatattaatataattagATACTGAACACATTTTGTTGAGGCTATCAAACAAATGTAGGCTTTCAACAAAAAGTAAATGAATTACTAACCTTTACAACATATTGTGCGTCATTGTTGGTTTGAATAACTTGGCCAAGTAACCAATTTTTTTCCAATAATTTACATTTTTGATCTATCCCTTTAATCACTCAACTATttgtacaaagtaaataagtAAGTATTTTTGCTACAGGGTTAAAAAATGGGTTAAATTGTCGACAATGTCCCAAAAGGCTAAATGGTGGGGAGTTGTTAAGGCTAAATGATAGCAGTACATTTTTTGAATTACAAATAATAGAATTAACCAAATAACAATTCAGAAATATTCCCTAGATTCTAAATCCACTGCTAGTAAGGgctaatttttttttcacatttactTGAACATGATTTGCCTGAACCATAACCCATATGCAAGGAACTCTGTTTCTCATATGTCCGCAACTTGGTCTACACTGCCAAGGCCTATCCTGATTTTGCTGTGGACTCGAGCTTTGCTCAGAAGGCAGAGCAGATAGCCGTCGCCATGGAAAACAACCAGACAAAGCATGCAGCATATCTTTCTGAGAAGATGGTGCTTGATTATGGAACCCATGTTATAACGGATGTTGATGCTGGGGCTACTCTAGTCCAAGAGGACTACCTCCGGTCGTCATATGTGGCCAACAGTCAGTCGCATACCACCTCTGTCTCAGTACTCGCTGGCTTGAACTTTTTTGACACACTTAAGTTGGACATGAGCAGCAAAGACACCACAAGGAACTCTGCGCTCCAGGCGTATCAGTCCAACATTTCATATTCTGTAACCCAGAGTCTTGGAGGTGTACCCTTCTACCCTGGTATGACCCTGCAGAAGTGGCAGGAGCACCAGAAACAACTTGGTCGCCGTTGACCGCACGGAGCTCCAACTTCACTGCTTTATAAAACCCAAAACCTTCCCTGATATGCCAGAGCCCACGGTCGGCAGGGTGGCTCTATTGGTGAGTCACGCCATAAAGCGTTACTACGAAGTCAACACACGCCGGGGCTGTGTCGACGTCGACTCCAAGAACTTCAACTTCCAGGCTAACGTGGATGACAAGTCGTGCCAGGGTCCGGCCACAAACCTCAGCTTCGGTGGTCTCTACCAGCAGTGTAGTCCGCTCACTGATGACGCAGATCCACTGTGTCAGGCCCTAGCCCAGAATAACATAGATACAGGGAACTTCTCCTGCCTTTTGCCATACTTTCCCACTCTACTGCGTTCAGAAGTCAGGCAGGAGGGTTACAATCAATACAAGTGTAAAATATGACCTTACACATGCTATTTGTTATTCACATGCCACCACGAGGTGTGTGACTACGTACATTACTTGCGCAAAGCGAAGATCGATACCGACTGGTGCTCTCTTGATGGAAAGCACACTGAGGATTATGGGTGTCTGTTTGGAGGGTTCTACGGCCCCTCCCTTCTGAATCCCATTACCAAATCCAAGAGCTGCCCTCTGTACTTCATCCCACAAAGGTTTCTGTCAGCTGGCCTGATAATCTGTGTGAGTAACGACTATGAGATGGCTATTGCACACTCTGTGCCATTCGGGGGCCTTATCAGCTGTGAGTCAGCCAACCCACTGGCAGGGAACCAGAGGCATTGCCCTGCAGAGTTCAGCCAACATCTCGCCACAGTCAGCGACGGCTGCGAGGTCCTCTACTGCGTCCAGTCGGGACTGTTCACTGGTGGGCAACTGCTGCCAATCCGCCTGCctcccttcactctgcctcCGTTGATTGGCACAATGGGTATGAGtacggaggtggaggtgattaGTGAGGGGGAGCAGAGCTGGGTGAGAGTGGGCCAGAACAAGAAGTGGACACCGGTCCGGTCAGAGAACGTTATGGCAGTTATACGGAAGCTCCAATGAGACTTGTGAGATGACAGCAGAATCCAAGGCAGGATTGGCCTTTGAGATCATTGGTTTGCTGGGGATTCCGGCTGTAAGAGGGATGTTCCTGGTAAGAAAAAGGGACTATAGCAGAAACAGCTATGAGCAAATAGATGGGCAaccacaaataataataataatacatgacATTTTTATAGTGTTTTTCCAAATGCTCAAAGACGCTTCGCAATAGCAGCTAAATCATACgaatcttactactataatagctgGCCTGTcacaccagttactcaagttactcatgtgcgcatgtgccaatcagcctgcagctcacacacacacacacgcaagcacgcacatacacacatcgcacacacacgcacatgcgcacgaacatacatggaaacgcaaacacaaacacacacacatgcacgcgcacacacggcaCGTCAAggcaaaggcagcgacacactcgccgagctaagacgttatgtttttaaacttaacggctccgccatcgacacacacgcaggttagaacacacacgcacacaccgcagcggcACTCGGCCAGTtaagatgttttgtttttaaacataacggctccgccatcgacacacgtgCAGGTAatgacgcacgcgcacacaacgCATTAACACTCCCctaggtaagacgttatgtttttaaaaatagCGGCTTTGCCAACTCCCAGGTAACAAGTTCTGTCTATAGACAgataaaagaagggaagagaccATTTCTtacctcgacaagcaacggctGATCGTTCATTTCGTCATATAAAaaccgttaaattcaaacatcgaaccgaccggcatatcaactcATAAGTCaagtgatcttaaagagacagtgtccctataacgcagaacgaaaacatgtcaataacacagtacgGTGAATTATTTCTAGAGTCCACCACCAGACTACACTTTGtcgctcaaatgtaatattactctgctccttgagcctcccgaaatttctttacactttgttgctcaaacttaatattaccctcttccttgagcctccccaaatgtcttgcgatattaatatccccccctccaccctgcggactgttttagttgttttatttttcttatgttttgtgtgtatgctatgtgtgacagTAGGCTACACCTGCTTGTcatggccaggacactggaagagatgtttaatctcaatgatgattattattcgAGTaaatcctgatattctcctgattgGCCGTATGtttgaacaacatatcctgacatttgtaacctgaaaatctcctgaataaaaCCCCCCCTCAGGTAGTATTTCCTCTGtagaaatgtaaattaccttatatgtgaatgaggagtagaaagtctgtatttttcacaccacttcagtgggcggGTTGATGCCTTTTCtacatgtcattgagtggccccctaaatgataatcagcctgtagccttttgttcgctgaatgattaaaaaaaatgtaatgttgccactgcttttaagagtcatttgtggtgaacgaatgttatacgttgtaaaaTGTTTATGATTGTGGTTTCCaaattattgctatgggtttaattacaactagaggttgagcgcgcGCAACTTACGCGCGAAAACTTAACAGAATGTTTAAAGGTTAAAAGCAAGGGTGAAAAGGTGAGTTTTGAGGGCTAATCTGAAGGCTGAAAGAGTTATGGCATTGTGGATGTCATTGGGGAGGGCAttccagagggagggggaggctgcAGAAAAGATTCTGTCTCCTAAGGACCAGAGGTTGGTCCTGATGTGGTGGAGAAGGTTGACCTGAAACAATGGGCAGgagtgtggtggtggagaaggtcagagaggtagggaggggccAGGTTGTTTTGTTGGCTTTGAAGGAGATGAGTTGTATTTTGATACCAATCCGGTATTTGATGGGAAGCCAGTGGAGGTCGTGCAGGACAGGTGATGTCTGAGCGACAGGTCGAAGACAGCAAACGGGCTGCAGGGTTTTGACCATATTTTAGTCTAATAAGTATGTGTTTTGATGAGCCGTATAGGATGGAGTTAGAGTAATCAAGGCGGGATGAAATTAATTCGTGGACCAGAGTTTCGGCGGTTGAGAGTGATAGGGAAGGACAGACAGGAGGGATGTTCTTGAGATGGAAGAAGGCTTTTTTGGTAATCTGGTTCATATTGGGGAGGAATGAGAGTGTGGGGTCAAGGATGATACCTAGGTTGCGGACGCAAGTGGAGGAGGGGACAATTGAACCATCAATATTGAGGAAGAAGTCCTGGGCGGGTGAGGGATTTTGGGCCAAATGAGTGAGACAGCGGTGCTGCTGCCAGAGGAAGAGGTACACGCATAGGGGCCTAGCATGATTCCAGCTGCCGGAAGGTTTTGAACTACATAGCAGTATAATCTATTGGGTGTAACACACAATAGATTAAAGATAGGGAACATGAAAAATGAAGATTAAATGAACACTGACAATAATACTAAATACTAATTATCTTATCATAAGTATTTCTTGTTTTATAAATGTTCCATTGTCCATCAATATTAATCAATGAATGCTATTATGCTATCTGTATCTACCATGTTTGCCTGTATCTTCAAATAGACCCTGTATACTCTTTGTAAATAAAAATGAGCTATAATTGACCATTATTCTTCGATTGCTTTTACAGATGTAAAGATAATATTGCAATTTCATACTAGAGCTAATTATATCAGGCTGGAGACTACATAATGCAAACAATTACTTCTCCATCTAATAAAACTTAAATTTGTGGAAACTGGATGATAATCATGCATAGAATTTGCTTCTACATTGCAGAATTATAGGAAAGAGATTCCCGGATTAATCTGAAATGAGTTATTAGCAGTTTAAAATCTAAATTCTCCATCACCATATTGTTCTATTAGAAATCTTGGGGTCGAGATGTCGAGGCATTAACAATTTAAGAtttgaataagaaaaaacaGACCCAGAATCAGCActtaatacgtttatttatacaCAGAGAGTTGTCTGTTAAGCCCTCTATGGTTCTCTGAGGATATCAGAGTACATACGAAAAACCACTGAGAAGGTATGTACTGTGTGACAACAATGTTAGTGTTTGTTATGTGTGGATGAACGGAGAGCGCTGGTGTAGACCTCTGAAGGGAGTGTGGTTCATCTGCTAGCCAGAGGCCTTGGAGCCAATTTGTAAGAAGGGGCGATCATAGCATCAGACCTCAAGCGGGCTCTGCCGCTCATGACAATGTGACATGCAGACAGTACCTTGCAATAGCATTCAACCTCCCTGCCAAAATGTTTTTATGACCAAATagcaaaaaaacatttctttatAAACATATCCAGAGTAACCTTAATGAGCTACAAAAGGAACGACAATACTGGTACAAACTACAGCCTGAAATGGAGATAAATACAAAaattatgattaaaaaaaatgaaagctgAAGCGAAGGAtctcaaaataaatgttgaacTGCCATCCTCACCATGCTCAAACCACCAACATGTCAACCCTTTCAGTACATAAACAATGGGGAGGCTGAAAGCATGGGTTGGTTCCGTTATCAGAACCCAGACAGGCTGGCTCAGACATTAcccaaacagtcacacacatgaaaGCACTAGCAtgcaaagcacacacacccagcgcCTAAAGACTGTCCATCCCACGTCTTCTCTCGTGACTATGAAAACACATCGGAATccccctgtacacacacacacacacacacacacacacagtgttggatTTGTACGGTGTGGTTTTGGAACTAAACACTAAATCTGTTCATGCTGGGGTAGTGCAAGACAGGAACgtgcgagagagacagaaagaaagagcggctgagagagaagaaagggaaGAAAGGAGAGGCAGAGCCCTGGAGCAGGGTAGCTGGTCCCTTTCACCAGCagggtacacgcacacacacacatacacacacacacaagagagtgCACACTGCAGGCTTTCAGCATAGCCAGCCAGCTCTAGATTGTAGCTCACTCTTGTACAGAGCAAAAACTAAAACACAAAAATCAAGAGGCGTGCCCAACGACGAAAAACTTCCAGTCCTATTTTCTCGGAGAGGGAAGTTATACTGTCCGAATGGAAAGAACAGACCATTAAAAGGATATTAAGAAAAGACACCATTCAAGGTAaaacctctttttttttaaattaataagTCATTCCATGCACGCTTTCTCAAGATCATACACTGTGGACACGCCATCTGTGGTGAGAGATTGCATCACTAGTGAGAGTGAGCAAGAAAGGATTAGAAATAGTACTGGGCAAAATCTAATATCTTGATTTTATATCACGATATAGCATGTTTTCTGGTACTTCAATACATTAAGTCTAAATATCCATATAGTAAAGAACTGTAGTGCAAAATGGACATAAGTTTCACTTGAATCTATAGAGAAAAAATATGGGCCTAGCCTCCAATATGCAAATTGTTCAAAATCAAAGTAAATATTAAACGGTTACAAGTTTAGCAGCATCTAGGCCTGTATACGTAAAAAAACAATGTTCATATTTTTAATCAAATACCTCGATGTTGACATACCGACAATATTATAGGGATGACTATTAGTGCTTTCTGGTAATCATCAGCAATGTGGATCTAATGAACAAGTGGGTAAAGGCAAAATAATAGGACAGCTAGAACGTGAGGGTACATTTAGAAAAATCCCATCACTTTACTGTGATGCAGCCTTTAAACTCAGAGTAAAATAGCACATTTATGCCCTATTGCGATACCCAAAATCGAAGACCAAATCTAGTCTCAAATCACGGTATCAATATATTTTCCTGCCCTTTGTATTAGGTCTAAAATATCTACTGTAAAACAGACACATAAGGATGCAACAACAAGCAGGCTAGAATAAACACATCCCACAGTCATGTTGTGCAAACCACCCACTGAACAACCATTCAAACAAACCTATAGATTGATTTATGAATCAAATCTTACTGGAATCATCAGCGTTATGCCATTGACCCCTATCACACTATACTCTACTCACTCTTTCGTACACTTCGAATCGTACATCAATCAGTTTAAGTAATTTTATATTTCAGTAACCATGGAAACACTACCAAGCAGGCGTTTCTGTCTGTTGGCTTCGGCGATGGCGCTGTTCATCCTGGAGGCTGAGGGCTGTCGAGTTGGCAACTGGTCCGAGTGTGAAAAGGTTCCCTTCGTCCCGGGCCACAACCTGGCCGGTGAAGGTTTTGACGTTGTGCGGATGGGTCGAACCGGGGCATACGTCATCGACGTCAAAGCTTACCTGAGCGCCAATCGCACCTGCACGCTCTGTCCCAATCGATTCCACGCCGGACAGGTGAGAGGAAAAAAACGGCCAAAAACTGCAACTACCCCGTGAAAACTGCAGTCCTCTCCGGCTGCCATTATTATTGTTTGTATTGCGTTTTCTATAAATCTCCATAACTTAGCCTTTAATTCTTTAATTTCCTCCCTGTTCCTCTGGAacatcctcaacctcctcctaaCATTCCTTCCACTTCCACTACTTCATTTCCCCTTTCCTATCCACCCTCTCCCCTGATACGCgcgccctcctcccacccccaggTGGAGAAGCTCCCGGCGGCAGTGTTGGACTGGCGCCCTTTCAGTCGCTGCAGCAAGCAGCTCTCCGGCGCCCTGCACCACTCAGTGGACTCCCTGATTAAGAGCTCCAGCTCCATGGTTAAAAATAACTGGGGCGTAGGTCTGAGCCTGGAGGATGTGGGCAAGGCCGTGCTTGGCGGTAGCCGCTCAGAAATGGCCAAGTTCGCCCATTCGCAGCACAGTGTGGACAAGGCCACGTTCGCTATCCACAAGATCAGCTGCACCTACTACAGGTACTAAAGGTGCTGCACGGGATGCTTTTAGGTTATTATAATTTGGGGTTGGTCAACGGATTTTCTTCTCGGGATGCATTTAATTGATATGGGAAAACAATGATTATATTAGTCTACATAGAACAATAAAAACGTAAAGTTTGCATTTCTCTTTAATTATAATagtaatttatatattcattaatTTGAATGGTTGCGCATTAAAGTGGTAATTATAGAAATCATTGGCGTTGGTCTGATGTTATTAAGGGGACCAACCGCTCAAGATTACCTTTGAACTTATCTTCAAACGGTTTTATGAACTGTTTTTGTTCGTCTTTTTAGCTACAGACTTGCTGACCACCCTCAGCTCAGCACAGAGTTCTCCAAACATCTGCGACGCCTCCCGCAGAGCTCTGGTTCCCCAAAGAACAGAGCACTGTACAGACGACTTATAGACACCTACGGAACACACTACATACACCAGGTCAGAAATGCTGCAATTTAGTATTATATACACCTTAAAAGCTTATTCTCTCATCTTCATCATGTTAATATTTGTCACAAAGGCAGATAGCATGTCTAAAATCTAGGGTTGTGTTCCCTTGAAAAGGTGCAACTCGGTGGTACAGTAAGGAGAGTCACAGCCTTCAGGACCTGCCTGGCAACATTGAGGGGTTTCTCAGAGTCTGAGATCAAGAACTGCCTGAATATTGAACTGAAGATGTCCCTGGGTTTCCTGCCCGCCAACACCTCCTTCTCCAACAAATGTGATGCCCTCATCAAGGGCAATGTGAGCATGGGCTTCTACCAAGGATTCATGACCCACAAGATCGAAGTCATTGGTGGAGAGAGGTATTTCCCAGACATCCTCTATGACCAAGATCCATCAGAGTCCTACCATAGCTGGATGAACAGCCTCCATGACAATCCTGATGTGGTTTCCTATGCCATCTTCCCTCTGCACCATCTGGTGGAAGACCCAGAGGTCAAGGAGAACCTCAAGAGTATGGTCACGGAATACATCAAGGAGAACCGGCTTAAGGAAGAACACCTGGGTCCTAAGAACTGTTCCCCGAACCCCAACCTGGACCACAACTGCTGCCCGCTTCGTGCAGGAAGGGGGACGCTGAAGTTGGAGATTCACCGAGCTGCAGGTCTCAGGGCGGACACATTCACAAAGACCGACGCCTACGTGAAGATCTTCTACAATGACATGTATGAGGAGACGGCGACGGTGATGGACGACAATGACCCCGTGTGGAACGCCACATACAACTTTGGCTCTGTCGAGATGGGCAATCAGCTGCGGTTCGAGGTGTGGGACAGGGATGTGCTCTATAATGACGTTGCAGGGAGATGCGTGGTCTTCCCAGAGCGAGGGACTCACTCTCTGAGCTGCCAACTAAACAAAGGAGTTCTGTATTTCACCTACAGTTCAACGTGTGATCCCCACCTTATCGGCTACAGGTGTGGA
The Gadus macrocephalus chromosome 6, ASM3116895v1 DNA segment above includes these coding regions:
- the LOC132459112 gene encoding LOW QUALITY PROTEIN: macrophage-expressed gene 1 protein-like (The sequence of the model RefSeq protein was modified relative to this genomic sequence to represent the inferred CDS: inserted 6 bases in 3 codons; substituted 1 base at 1 genomic stop codon) produces the protein LLPGGGWDNPRNMDMGRVMNLSNSQCQTTEDGLYFLPDEVFVIPQKQTGVASNSEILSSWPEVKSTTSHTINMEASFPSVLNAKFSVXRMKTHQIQESSTIARVQELCFSYVRNLVYTAKAYPDFAVDSSFAQKAEQIAVAMENNQTKHAAYLSEKMVLDYGTHVITDVDAGATLVQEDYLRSSYVANSQSHTTSVSVLAGLNFFDTLKLDMSSKDTTRNSALQAYQSNISYSVTQSLGGVPFYPGMTLQKWQEXTRNNLVAVDRTELQLHCFIKPKTFPDMPEPTVGRVALLVSHAIKRYYEVNTRRGCVDVDSKNFNFQANVDDKSCQGPATNLSFGGLYQQCSPLTDDADPLCQALAQNNIDTGNFSCLLPYFPTLLRSEVRQEGYNQYKCKIXPYTCYLLFTCHHEVCDYVHYLRKAKIDTDWCSLDGKHTEDYGCLFGGFYGPSLLNPITKSKSCPLYFIPQRFLSAGLIICVSNDYEMAIAHSVPFGGLISCESANPLAGNQRHCPAEFSQHLATVSDGCEVLYCVQSGLFTGGQLLPIRLPPFTLPPLIGTMGMSTEVEVISEGEQSWVRVGQNKKWTPVRSENVMAVIRKLQXETCEMTAESKAGLAFEIIGLLGIPAVRGMFLVRKRDYSRNSYEQIDGQPQIIIIIHDIFIVFFQMLKDASQ
- the prf1.5 gene encoding perforin 1.5, which encodes METLPSRRFCLLASAMALFILEAEGCRVGNWSECEKVPFVPGHNLAGEGFDVVRMGRTGAYVIDVKAYLSANRTCTLCPNRFHAGQVEKLPAAVLDWRPFSRCSKQLSGALHHSVDSLIKSSSSMVKNNWGVGLSLEDVGKAVLGGSRSEMAKFAHSQHSVDKATFAIHKISCTYYSYRLADHPQLSTEFSKHLRRLPQSSGSPKNRALYRRLIDTYGTHYIHQVQLGGTVRRVTAFRTCLATLRGFSESEIKNCLNIELKMSLGFLPANTSFSNKCDALIKGNVSMGFYQGFMTHKIEVIGGERYFPDILYDQDPSESYHSWMNSLHDNPDVVSYAIFPLHHLVEDPEVKENLKSMVTEYIKENRLKEEHLGPKNCSPNPNLDHNCCPLRAGRGTLKLEIHRAAGLRADTFTKTDAYVKIFYNDMYEETATVMDDNDPVWNATYNFGSVEMGNQLRFEVWDRDVLYNDVAGRCVVFPERGTHSLSCQLNKGVLYFTYSSTCDPHLIGYRCGRYSPNAE